The Streptomyces sp. NBC_00335 DNA window GTCGCCGCCGTCTCCATCGGGTCCTGGGAGCCGGGCATCTCGACCGTCCACGACATGCTGAGCGACGAGGAGCGGGCGCACTACGCCTCGCTGGGCGTGGCCGCGGAGATGTCGGCCCATCTCTTCGACGCCGAGGGGCGTCGGGTCGGGCGGGACCTCGGCGAGCGGTGCATCACCGTGGAGGCGGACCGGCTGCGCCGGATCCCCGAGGTCGTCGCCATCGCCGGCGGGCTGCGCAAGGCGTCCGCGATCGGTGCGGTTCTGCGCTCGGGGCTGGTCACCAGTCTCGTCACCGACACCGCTGTCGCGGACTACCTGCTGACCGAATCGGAGCCCGGTTTGCGGCCGGCGCTGGAGCGGGCCGACCCCGACGAGTGATTGTTCGGATTGGTCCGATTGTCCGGACGAATGCCGGTCAAACGCGGGCGCGTGAGGTTCGCCGATGCGGATGGTGCCGTAATTGAGATCCGAACGGCGGACCGTTGGACGGCCTGCTGGGCGCATACTGGGTGCAATGACAAAGTCCGCAGTACCTCGCCGCCACCTGCCGTCCAGCCCGTTCAAGGCCCCCGTGGAAGCGCCGCTCAGGCACTTCAGCGTCGGCGACCGGGTTACTCACGATGAGCACGGCCTCGGCCGTGTCGTCGCCGTTGAGGAGGGGATCGCTGTCCTCGTTGAATTCGGGCCTGAGGTCCGCAAGCGCATCCTGAGTCCGTACACCAAGATGGCCGCCCTCTGAATCCACGGCGCGATTCGCGGGCGAATCGGATATTTGGCACGATCGGTGCATGATCTTTCGGAACGTGCCCCGATCGTTGCTGCGTGTGCTGGGGGCCGTGTTCCTCTGCGCGGCGCTGGTCGGTGCGGTGGGTTGCAGCGGGAAGAAACCCGCGCCTACCGCCGCCACCAGTACGAGTGCGAGTGCCGGCTCCGGCGTTGACGTTGCCCCGAGCGGGGCGGCGAGTTCCGCTGTGCCGACGCCCGGATGGGCGAAGGGGATGGCGACGGTACGGGCTTCGGCATTGCCGCAGCAGGCCCGGGACGTGCTGGTGCTGATCGACAAGGGCGGGCCGTACCAGTACCGGCAGGACGGGACCGTTTTCGGTAATTTCGAGAAGGTCCTGCCGCAGAAGAAGCGCGGCTACTACCACGAGTTCACCGTGAAGACGCCCGGTGAGCGGGACCGTGGGGCCCGGCGGATCGTGACCGGTGGGGGCGGGGAGTTCTTCTACACGGACGACCACTACGACACCTTCAAGGCGGTTCTCCGATGACCTTGGACCCGCGGCCCGTGGCCCCCGCGCTCGAAGCGGCCGAGGCCGCCGGCTGGGCGACCGTACGGCTGGATCTGGACGGCGTACGGAGCAAGGCGGAGCTGATGCGGCGCTGTGGGGGCGCGCTGGGGGTTCCCGAGTACTTCGGGGCCAACTGGGACGCGCTGGCCGATGCGCTGCGGGATCTTTCGTGGTTGCCGGCTGCGCCGGGGCGGCTCGTGGTGGTGACCTCCTGGCGGGGGTACGCGGATGCGAGGCCCGGGGACTGGGAGACGTTGCGGGAGATCCTGGAGGAGGCCGTCGATTTCTGGCGGGCGGATGCCCAGGGGGACGGCGGGGGCGAGGGCGGCGGGCCGGTGTTGACGGTGCTGCTCGCCGACTCCGGCCCGGGGCCGGCTGCCGGGGCTCCGCCCCGGACCCCGCGCCTCAAGCGCCGGCGGGGCTGAATTTGCTCCGCGCCTCAAGCTGCGGCGGGGCTGGATCTGTCCCGGCGGGGCTGGGATGAGCGTGCAGGGCCGGGATGGATCCGCGGGACCGGATAGGCCCGGCGGAGCCCAGGGACTCCGCCGGGTCGGGATTCCTGGAGTCAGGACTTCGGGATCCAGGGCGGGGTTTGGCCCCAGGACCAGACCGGGATGTCGGCCGCGTCCACCGGGGGTGGGTTGGCGCCCGAGTAGATCAGGGCCATGCGGGTGCCCCATTCGATGTAGTACGCGAAGACCGCGCGGAACTCCGGGTCCGTGGGAAGGCCCACCTCGTCCGCGGTGTCCGTCAGGAGGTCCACCCAGCGGCGCCGCTGCTGTTCGGTGATGCCGCGGCCCAGGTGCTTGGTGGCCATGTGCTGGTGGCCGCCGTGGGAGGCGGTGTACTCCTTCGGGCCGCCGAAGACCTCCGCCAGCCAGACCGCTACGTGCTGGGGGTGCTCCGAGTCCATGCCCGCGAAGACCGGGGCCAGGATCTCGTCCTGCAGGGCTCGGGCGTAGAAGACGTCCGTGAGGCGGTTCATCGCCTCTGCGCCGCCCATCCATGCGTAGATGGTGGGAGTGGTGGCGGGTGGGGTGTCGGGTGTGGTGCTCATGACTGGGTGGAGGCCTTTCCGGGGCCGGCCACCTTTGTGACGAGGTAGTGCTGCATTTCCTCGATGGCCGTGACGTACGGGCGGATCGCGGTGAAGAACGCGGGGAAGTGCTCGCCCTTGCGGAAGCCGTTCAGGTGGGCGTCGATCGAGGTCCAGCGGATGCGCAGGATGTAGCGCTCGGGCTCTTCCTCGCAGCGGGCGAGTTCGTAGTCGATGCACTCCGGCGAGGCGGCGAGGGCCTCGGAGGCCCTGACGTACGCGTCTTCGAAAGCCGGCTGATCGTCCAATGCGATCCGGTAGCGGATGTATTCGACGGTGGTGGTCATGGTGCGGGCCTCTCCCTGGGGTCGGGCGTTGATCGCCGGTGGTCCGTGTCAGGCTTGCGCGATCTTGCGGGCGCCGGGGGATCTTTCGCCGTTATGACCCGGACTTCTGGGAGTCGGCGAGGTCCGGGCCCTCCGCGCGGACCTGCTGGACCCGGTCCAGGGACTCGCGCAGGTCCGTCAGCCAGGTGTCGGTGTTGCGTCCGACCAGGCGGACGCACCAGGCCAGGGCGTCGGCGCGGCTGCGGGCGACGCCGCCCGCGACCAGGGTGTCGAGGACCTGGCGCTCGGGCTGGCGCAGGCGGGTCATGACGGGGACCGAGAGGTGGGTGAAGAGGGTCAGCTCCTCGCCCGACCGGGCGGCCCAGGACACCTTGCGGCGGTAGAGCTCCTCCGCGTCCCGGGCGACCTCGACGCGCTGCTCCCGGGTGCGCTCGCGGAAGGCGGCGACCGATTCGGTCTCGGGGATCGCGCCGACGACGGTGATCTCCTCCCGGTCGACCGTGACCGAGAGGATCGAGGTGTAGACGTCCACCGGCAGCCGCTCGGCGAACCAGGTGCGGAGCTGTTCGTTCTGCTCGGTTGTAATCATGTAATCAACGGTGCGTCCGGTGCTCTCTTGATCGCAAGGGGACCGGGCCCGTGTTCGCTCTCAGCCCATCGAGCGGTAGCGGTGGATCAGTGAGACCGCCATGGCTCCCTCGCCCACGCCCGAGGCGACGCGTTTGACCGAGTGGGCCCGTACGTCCCCGGCCGCGAAGACCCCGGGGACGCTGGTCTCCAGCGGGTACGGGGCGCGCTCCAGGCTCCACTCCGCCGGGAGTTCGCCGCCGTTGGCGATCAGGTCCGAGCCGGTGAGGACGAAGCCGTACTCGTCCCGCTCGACCACTCCGGCCAGCCACCCCGTGTGCGGGCGGGCGCCGATGAAGGTGAACATGAAGCGGGCCGGGATCTCCTTGTCCTCGCCGGTCTCGGAGTCGTGGAGCGTCAGGCGTTCGAGGTGGTCCTCGCCGTGCAGGCTGACGACCGTCGTGCGGACCCGCACCTCGATGTTGGGGGTGCGCTCGATCTCGTCGATGAGGTAGCGGGACATGCTGTCGTCGAGCGAGGCCGCGCGGACCAGGATGGTGACCCGGGCGGCGTACTTGGCGAAGTGCACCGCCGCCTGGCCGGCCGAGTTGGCCCCGCCCACGATGAACACGTGCTGCGAGATGCACGCCGAGCTCTCGGTGGTCGCCGCGCCGTAGTAGAGCCCGGCGCCCTCGAAGCGGTCGGCGCCGGGGGCGTCCAGGCGGTTGTACGAGACCCCGGTCGCCAGGAGCACCGTCTCGGCGCTGATCTCCGTACCGTCCGCCAGGGTCAGGATCTTCGCCGGGTCGTCACGGGTCAGGGAGGTCACCTCCACGGGGTGCAGGATCTCGGCTCCGAAGCGGGAGGCCTGGATGGTGGCGCGGCGGGTCAGGTCGCCGCCGGAGAGGCCCGAGGGGAAGCCGAGGTAGTTCTCGATCAGGCTGGAGGTGCCGGCCTGGCCGCCCGGGGCGCGGGAGTCCACCATGAGCGTGGACAGGCCCTCGGAGGCCGAGTAGACGCCGGCCGCGAGGCCCGCCGGGCCCGCGCCGACGATGACGCACTCGTAGTGCGGACGCGAGGCGGTGGTGGCCAGCCCCAGCCGCTGGGCGAGTTGCGTGTCCGTCGGCGCGGAGAGCACCGACCCGTCGGGGAAGCGGACCAGGGGCAGCGCGGCATCGGGCTGGGCGGCGGCGATCACGGTCAGCGCCTCGGGGTCCCGCTCGACGTTGAGGAAGCGGAAGGGCTGGCCGTTGCGGGTGAAGAAGTCCCGGACGGCGTGGGTGCCGGGGGAGACCAGGTGACCCGCGACGATGATCCCGTCGTACGCCGGGCGGTAGGTGGCGAGCCAGTCGGACAGCAGGTCGTCCAGGACCGGGAAGAGCCGCTCGTGCGGCGGGTCCCAGGGCTTGAGCAGGTAGTAGTCCAGGCGGACCCGGTTGATGGCGGTGATCGCCGCGTCCGTCTCGGCGTACGCGGTGAGGAGCACGCGGCGGGCATCGGGGAACCGGCTGACGGCCTCCAGCAGGAACTCGACCCCGGTGACGTCGGGCATCCGCTGGTCGACGAGGAAGAGCGCCGGGTCGTGGCCGCGCTCGTCGAGGGAGTCCAGGATCTTGAGGGCGTCGGCCGCCGAGGAGGCGCCGAGCACCCGGTAGCGGTCGCCGTACGCGCTGCGCAGGTCGCGGCGGACGGCGCGCAGCACCTGCGGGTCGTCGTCCACGGCCAGGATGACGGGCTTGCGGTTCTCCGCGCGCGCCGCGGCTTCCGCGGTGGCGGCGGGGGTGCTCGTGGGCGCGGTGCTCGTGGACGTGCCGCCCGTGGACGTGCTGTCCGCGGGGGTGGGGCCCGCGGCCGCGGCGCTCTCCGGGGCCGCGCTCATGCCGGGTCCAGCATCAGCTTGTCGGCGTAGCACCAGGCCCAGTCCTCGCCGGGCTCGTGGGAGGCCGCGATGGGGTGCGCGGTGGTCCCGTAGTGCCTGGTGGCGTGACGGTTCTTCGAGGAGTCGCAGCAGCCGACGTGCCCGCAGCTCAGGCACATCCGCAGGTGCACCCAGGCGTCACCGGAGACGAGGCACTCCTCGCAGCCCTCGGTTCCGGGTTTCACCGGACGTATCGACTCGATGTGGGTGCACAACAGGTCCATCGTCATCGTCCCCGTCCCTCTCTCGCGCATCCGCGCTTCGCGCCCGTGATTGCAGCGCGCCCATGATTCCGGCGCGTCCAGACCATAAGGCGGGGGCCTGGTGATGGTTCAGGGATTCGGACGAAGTCAGGTAGTCCGGAAGCTACTTCATGACATCGCCGGACGACTTCCTGAGGTGCCCCCATGACCTGGCCGACTACCTCACGAAGTCGCACACCAGCGCTTTGACGGGAACCCCCGGCGCGCCCAGTGTGGGGGACGCCAACGACAACAGGCGGCGCCTGGAGGAATCCGTGAGCAGAAAGATTCTGGTCATTGTCTCCGAACACGGTTACTGGGCCGAGGAACTGATCGGCCCCGTATCGCAGTTCGACGAGCAGGGCTATGAAGTCGTATTCGCCACGCCGACCGGAAAGCGTGCCCACGCTCTCCCGCCGAGCCTCGACGCGAAGTACATCGATCCTCCGCTGGGGCGCTCGGTCACCACCGAGGAGAACGCCCGGCTGGGCCGGGAGTTCGAGCAGTCGAGCCGGCTCGACTCCCCCCTCGACATCGAAGCGTGGGCCCCCGAGCGCCCGTACACGAGCGACTCGGCCTATCTGCCCAAGCTGGAGCAGTACCACCGCGATCTGGACAAGCTCCAGGCCGACATCGCCGGTTTCGACGCGGTGCTCATCGTGGGCGGCAGCGGTCCGATCGCGGACCTCGCCAACAACGAGCGCGTGCACGCCCTGATCCTCGCCTTCAAGAACGCCGGCAAGGTCGTCGCGGCCGAGTGCTACGGCGTCGCTTGCCTGGCCTTCGCCCGGGACTGGGGCGACCGCCGCAGCATCATCTGGGGCAAGCACGTGACCGGCCACTGCAAGGAGTACGACTACAAGGACGGCACCGGATTCCTCGGTACCGATTTCAACATGGGGCCGCCGCCGTACCCGCTGGAATACATCCTGCGCGATGCGACCGGGCCGCGCGGCGCGTACCACGGGAATTTCGGCCACCCCCTTTCGGTGATCGTCGACTTCCCCTTCGTGACCGGTCGTTCGACCCCCGACTCGTATCTGACGGGGCAGAAGATCGTGGAAGTCCTGGAGAACGGCCTCACCCGGTACGGCTGGTAATTCCGGTACGGCGGTACGAAAAGGAGGGAGAGTTCGATGAGTTCTGGAGCCACTCCCGGACGGGAAAGGCTGATCGACCAGTTCAAGGCCGACGGCCTGAACGTCATGTTCGGAAATCCGGGGACGGTGGAACAGGGATTCCTCGACGCGGTCGACGCGGCGGAGGACTTCCACTACGTCCTCGCCCTCCAGGAGACCGTGGCCGCCGGCATCGCCGACGGCTACGCCCGGGCCACCGGCGGGGCGGCGCTGCTCCAGCTCCACTCCGGGGTGGGTCTGGGCAACGGCATCGGCATGCTCTACCAGTCGCTGCGCGGCCACACCCC harbors:
- a CDS encoding type 1 glutamine amidotransferase domain-containing protein, with amino-acid sequence MSRKILVIVSEHGYWAEELIGPVSQFDEQGYEVVFATPTGKRAHALPPSLDAKYIDPPLGRSVTTEENARLGREFEQSSRLDSPLDIEAWAPERPYTSDSAYLPKLEQYHRDLDKLQADIAGFDAVLIVGGSGPIADLANNERVHALILAFKNAGKVVAAECYGVACLAFARDWGDRRSIIWGKHVTGHCKEYDYKDGTGFLGTDFNMGPPPYPLEYILRDATGPRGAYHGNFGHPLSVIVDFPFVTGRSTPDSYLTGQKIVEVLENGLTRYGW
- a CDS encoding ribonuclease domain-containing protein, with the translated sequence MIFRNVPRSLLRVLGAVFLCAALVGAVGCSGKKPAPTAATSTSASAGSGVDVAPSGAASSAVPTPGWAKGMATVRASALPQQARDVLVLIDKGGPYQYRQDGTVFGNFEKVLPQKKRGYYHEFTVKTPGERDRGARRIVTGGGGEFFYTDDHYDTFKAVLR
- a CDS encoding barstar family protein; this encodes MTLDPRPVAPALEAAEAAGWATVRLDLDGVRSKAELMRRCGGALGVPEYFGANWDALADALRDLSWLPAAPGRLVVVTSWRGYADARPGDWETLREILEEAVDFWRADAQGDGGGEGGGPVLTVLLADSGPGPAAGAPPRTPRLKRRRG
- a CDS encoding UBP-type zinc finger domain-containing protein, which translates into the protein MTMDLLCTHIESIRPVKPGTEGCEECLVSGDAWVHLRMCLSCGHVGCCDSSKNRHATRHYGTTAHPIAASHEPGEDWAWCYADKLMLDPA
- a CDS encoding group II truncated hemoglobin, encoding MSTTPDTPPATTPTIYAWMGGAEAMNRLTDVFYARALQDEILAPVFAGMDSEHPQHVAVWLAEVFGGPKEYTASHGGHQHMATKHLGRGITEQQRRRWVDLLTDTADEVGLPTDPEFRAVFAYYIEWGTRMALIYSGANPPPVDAADIPVWSWGQTPPWIPKS
- a CDS encoding putative quinol monooxygenase is translated as MTTTVEYIRYRIALDDQPAFEDAYVRASEALAASPECIDYELARCEEEPERYILRIRWTSIDAHLNGFRKGEHFPAFFTAIRPYVTAIEEMQHYLVTKVAGPGKASTQS
- a CDS encoding FAD-dependent oxidoreductase, coding for MSAAPESAAAAGPTPADSTSTGGTSTSTAPTSTPAATAEAAARAENRKPVILAVDDDPQVLRAVRRDLRSAYGDRYRVLGASSAADALKILDSLDERGHDPALFLVDQRMPDVTGVEFLLEAVSRFPDARRVLLTAYAETDAAITAINRVRLDYYLLKPWDPPHERLFPVLDDLLSDWLATYRPAYDGIIVAGHLVSPGTHAVRDFFTRNGQPFRFLNVERDPEALTVIAAAQPDAALPLVRFPDGSVLSAPTDTQLAQRLGLATTASRPHYECVIVGAGPAGLAAGVYSASEGLSTLMVDSRAPGGQAGTSSLIENYLGFPSGLSGGDLTRRATIQASRFGAEILHPVEVTSLTRDDPAKILTLADGTEISAETVLLATGVSYNRLDAPGADRFEGAGLYYGAATTESSACISQHVFIVGGANSAGQAAVHFAKYAARVTILVRAASLDDSMSRYLIDEIERTPNIEVRVRTTVVSLHGEDHLERLTLHDSETGEDKEIPARFMFTFIGARPHTGWLAGVVERDEYGFVLTGSDLIANGGELPAEWSLERAPYPLETSVPGVFAAGDVRAHSVKRVASGVGEGAMAVSLIHRYRSMG